The Pristiophorus japonicus isolate sPriJap1 chromosome 31, sPriJap1.hap1, whole genome shotgun sequence genome has a segment encoding these proteins:
- the LOC139240348 gene encoding probable G-protein coupled receptor 139 — MGQLMMLQIKAIYFPILAVIGVTANLVTIVILSRRNCGLSKCISVYMIAMASVDLLVMIVNVMLYNIFSNRFTLSFLSHTPVCKLILYMTAVNLDLSVWFTVSFTFDRFVVICCQKFKTKYCTERTAAMVITAFTFLIFLKNIPVLLAFEPHQIINKVHWGCVTSVAFVSSPPGAAYVWFHSAWGVWFPFTLIALLNCLTGRRILVASRSRRGLRGHRSETQSDSEMENRKKSIILLFAISGSFVLLWLTAAVSLVTTRLASINYYRGDRTDPGYIATETGLMLKFLSCFQNPCIYAATQRKFREELKTVVKSPWTFILRLVRKRQ, encoded by the exons ATGGGCCAACTAATGATGCTACAGATAAAAGCGATTTATTTCCCGATTCTCGCAGTCATCGGTGTAACAG CGAACTTGGTGACAATTGTTATTTTATCCCGAAGGAATTGTGGCCTTTCCAagtgtatctctgtctacatgATCGCCATGGCATCCGtggatctactggtcatgatcgTCAATGTAATGCTGTACAATATTTTCAGTAATCGCTTTACACTTTCATTCCTGTCCCACACTCCCGTGTGTAAGCTCATTTTATACATGACTGCTGTCAACCTTGATTTGTCTGTTTGGTTCACCGTTTccttcacatttgaccgatttgtggttatctgctgccagaagtttaaaacaaagtattgcaccgagagaactgcGGCCATGGTTATAACAGCTTTCACATTCCTCATCTTTTTAAAGAACATCCCTGTTTTGCTTGCATTTGAACCTCATCAAATAATTAACAAGGTACATTGGGGTTGCGTGACAAGTGTAGCATTTGTTTCCTCACCTCCAGGTGCGGCATACGTCTGGTTTCACAGCGCCTGGGGCGTTTGGTTTCCCTTTACTTTAATTGCCTTGTTAAATTGTTTGACAGgcagacgtattttagtggccagtagaTCCCGCAGGGGACTCAGGGGCCACAGGAGTGAGACGCAGAGCGAttcagagatggagaaccgaaagAAATCCATAATTTTACTCTTTGCTATATCGGGCAGTTTTGTATTGTTGTGGCTGACTGCTGCCGTGAGTTTGGTAACTACCAGGTTGGCAAGCATTAATTATTACCGAGGTGACCGCACAGACCCTGGATATATCGCCACTGAAACAGGACTAATGTTAAAGTTTTTGAGTTGCTTTCAAAACCCGTGTATTTATGCAGcgacccagaggaaattcagagaagagctGAAGACAGTGGTGAAATCTCCCTGGACATTCATTCTGAGGTTGGTTAGAAAAAGACAGTAA